CCAGTACCAGCTTTATTATGGAAATGCCGGACTATGAACTGCCAACGCTGCACAATGTCGGGATCAAAACCTGGCAGAAACTGAAGCGTTTTGTGCTGGGCGCCGGGAAGACGATTGTGGTGGTGGTTGCTTGTTTGAGCTTCCTGAACTCGCTGGGCGTGGACGGGACATTTGGGAACGAAGACAGTGAGAATTCTGTGTTGTCTAAGGCAGCGCAAGTGGTCACACCGGTACTGGCACCGATTGGCATCCAGGAAGATAACTGGCCGGCGACGGTTGGGATTATCACGGGTATTTTTGCCAAAGAAGCTGTGGTCGGGACCCTGAACAGCCTGTACGCGCCTTCGGCGGCGGAAGAAGAGGCAGAATATGATCTGCTGGGCAGTTTGCAAGAAGCGTTGGCCTCGATTCCGGCCAACCTGGCCGACCTCAGCTACAGCGATCCGCTGGGGATTGAAGTCGGTGAGCTGACGGATCTGGATGCCGTGGCAGAAGCGCAGGAAGTGGATGCATCGGTGTTCAGTAATATCCAGGCCCACTTTGTCAGTGGTTCAGCCGCGATGGCGTATTTGGTGTTCATCTTGTTGTACACGCCCTGTGTGGCGGCGATGGGAGCATATGTTCGTGAATTTGGCCAGAAGTTCTCGATGTTGATTGCCAGCTGGACCATGCTGTTGGCTTACACCTGTGCCACCTTGCTGTATCAGGTGGCCCACTTTACCGATCACCCGGTCAGCAGTGCGCTGTGGATTGCGCTGTTTGCTGCCATCAATACCGGGTTAGCGATCGCCTTTAAGGTTCAGGGACGTAAGCAGCCGCGGGAGGTCGTGGTTTTATGATTCTACAACAGCTGCGGCAGTTTCTTGAAAAGCGTGGGAAGACCAGTCGGGCTGTGCTGGCGCAGCATTTCGGGCTCAGTGAAGATGGCGTGGATGCGATGCTGGAGATCTGGGTGAAGAAAGGCAAACTCAGCCGGGAACTGAGCGGCTGTGAAGGGACGCCATGTTGCCGGGAAGCCGCCGGGGTCTGGTATCGCTGGTTGTCGGCCCGGGAGCTCGCGATTACGGTGGTCCATTAACGTTCAGGCATCATCCGAGGGTCTGAGGTCAACAAGCAGCCTGTTCAGGCTGCTTGTTGTGTTTTGGGGCCTTCAAATGCCATCAGGTGCTCGGTGTAAAGCCGGGAATGCTGCTTAACTCATCCCGTAACTCTTCGGCCAGCGCCGTTTGAACGGCCTCATTGCGCTGGGCACCGTCGGTGTTTCCCCAAACCGGTCCGGGCCAGGCCATATCGGTTTTAAATCGGGCGATATGGTGGACATGCAACTGCGGAACCAAATTGCCCAGGGCTCCGACGTTAATCTTATCGGCCTGATAGTCTTGCTCCAGCAGGGCGGCGACCGCACTGGATT
Above is a window of Photobacterium sp. TY1-4 DNA encoding:
- a CDS encoding HIT domain-containing protein; translated protein: MQFSLHPRLAADTTLLGDLPLCQVLLSKEALGPWLILVPRREALTEIHHLPEADQFQLMRESSAVAALLEQDYQADKINVGALGNLVPQLHVHHIARFKTDMAWPGPVWGNTDGAQRNEAVQTALAEELRDELSSIPGFTPST
- a CDS encoding FeoC-like transcriptional regulator, which encodes MILQQLRQFLEKRGKTSRAVLAQHFGLSEDGVDAMLEIWVKKGKLSRELSGCEGTPCCREAAGVWYRWLSARELAITVVH